In Asanoa sp. WMMD1127, one genomic interval encodes:
- the bcp gene encoding thioredoxin-dependent thiol peroxidase, whose protein sequence is MTERLNPGDEAPNFTLPTDTGDTVTLADLRGRKVVLYAYPAAMTPGCTKQACDFRDSLASLQAAGYEVIGISPDKPAKLAKFRERDALTFPLLSDEDKKVLTAYGAWGEKQSYGRTITGVIRSTFVIDEKGRIDRALYNVKATGHVAKLRRDLGLD, encoded by the coding sequence ATGACGGAACGCCTGAACCCCGGCGACGAGGCACCGAACTTCACCCTGCCCACCGACACCGGCGACACGGTCACGCTGGCCGACCTGCGCGGCCGCAAGGTGGTGCTCTACGCGTACCCGGCGGCGATGACCCCCGGCTGCACCAAGCAGGCCTGCGACTTCCGCGACTCGCTGGCGTCCCTGCAGGCGGCGGGCTACGAGGTCATCGGCATCTCCCCCGACAAGCCGGCGAAACTGGCCAAGTTCCGCGAACGCGACGCGCTGACCTTCCCGCTCCTCTCCGACGAGGACAAGAAGGTGCTGACGGCGTACGGGGCCTGGGGCGAGAAGCAGTCCTACGGCCGCACCATCACCGGCGTCATCCGCTCGACGTTCGTGATCGACGAAAAGGGCCGCATCGACCGCGCCCTCTACAACGTCAAGGCCACGGGCCACGTCGCCAAGCTGCGGCGGGACCTGGGCCTCGACTAG
- a CDS encoding STAS domain-containing protein produces MLTTTVTPTARGAVVLVAGELDMDTAPQLATCLDEQRELGRTNLIIDLQELDFCDSRGIATLLTAAKRCQEAGGSVRLNGATGSVARVLDITGVAELLGEGAMLTAWPAQASGKPRPASATDR; encoded by the coding sequence GTGCTGACGACCACGGTGACACCAACGGCACGCGGCGCTGTCGTGCTGGTGGCCGGTGAACTCGACATGGATACCGCCCCGCAGCTTGCCACCTGTCTGGACGAACAGCGGGAACTGGGCCGTACCAACCTGATCATCGATCTTCAGGAACTGGACTTCTGCGACTCCCGTGGGATCGCCACACTGCTGACCGCCGCGAAGCGGTGCCAAGAGGCGGGCGGCTCCGTGCGACTGAACGGCGCAACCGGTTCGGTCGCCCGTGTCCTGGATATCACCGGCGTGGCGGAGCTCTTAGGCGAAGGCGCCATGCTCACCGCCTGGCCGGCACAGGCATCGGGCAAGCCCCGCCCGGCATCGGCAACCGATAGGTGA
- a CDS encoding ATP-binding protein, which yields MAGVNRAGTSSDGYSLLLSATFDGNSCSAVRHEVRASAARSRLDGETLDDFITAVNEIMTNVVRHGGGTGKLRLWRNGDLVCQVIDHGPGFDPTPHLHREHRPQPAATGGMGLWLAQQTSDHLTIASGPDGTTINIYGSLESGGNT from the coding sequence GTGGCGGGGGTGAACCGAGCGGGGACGTCAAGCGACGGCTACTCCCTGTTGCTATCGGCCACCTTCGACGGCAATTCCTGCAGCGCTGTGCGGCACGAGGTGCGAGCGTCCGCGGCGCGGAGCCGGTTGGACGGCGAGACACTCGACGACTTCATCACCGCGGTCAACGAGATCATGACCAACGTCGTGCGGCACGGCGGCGGGACCGGGAAGCTCCGCTTGTGGCGAAACGGGGACCTCGTGTGCCAGGTCATCGACCACGGACCTGGGTTCGATCCCACGCCTCACCTTCATCGCGAGCATCGGCCACAGCCCGCGGCGACCGGCGGGATGGGGTTGTGGCTGGCCCAGCAGACGAGTGACCACTTGACCATCGCAAGCGGGCCTGACGGGACTACGATCAATATCTACGGCTCGCTCGAGTCGGGAGGCAACACGTGA
- a CDS encoding PP2C family protein-serine/threonine phosphatase, with protein sequence MEGIRTPVLADLLTAAENASPVEAVEAVTRELGAALGARAVSFLIADLSGRALVRLAHVPLDGGDAGRRDGEEVATVLPFDGGPAEQALRTQTVQVFARPGRWTVLAPVTDRGEAIGLLEMDLPDQPEPRVLDEIARTAHVLAFVVIANRRYTDLFEWGQRTTPFTLSAEIQRRLLPGSFTCEASAFSLSGWLEPAASIGGDTFDYSLARDVLHFSVTDAMGHGVTSALTATLGVGSLRNSRRRSAGLVEQADAANAAVSQNAPVPGAYMTAVLGRVDLRTGVCALLNAGHLPPLLVRAGATESLALPGNFPLGMFARAEFQAGAFTLRRGDRLVVMTDGVRERSAASLDLTVLLQTIAGLHPREAVRALADAVLKVSGGTLSDDATLLILDWHGGHSEERVSSSGADQARASAAWSD encoded by the coding sequence GTGGAAGGCATTCGAACGCCGGTCTTGGCCGACTTGCTGACCGCGGCGGAGAACGCGTCGCCGGTCGAGGCGGTCGAGGCGGTCACGCGCGAGCTGGGTGCGGCGCTGGGCGCACGTGCCGTGTCGTTCTTGATCGCTGATCTGAGCGGGCGGGCGCTGGTGCGGCTGGCGCACGTGCCGCTCGACGGTGGCGACGCCGGCCGTCGCGACGGCGAAGAGGTCGCCACCGTGCTGCCGTTCGACGGCGGTCCGGCCGAGCAGGCGCTGCGCACCCAGACGGTGCAGGTCTTCGCCAGGCCGGGCCGGTGGACGGTGCTGGCGCCGGTGACCGACCGTGGTGAGGCCATCGGTTTGTTGGAGATGGACCTGCCGGACCAGCCGGAGCCGCGGGTGCTGGACGAGATCGCGCGTACGGCGCATGTGTTGGCGTTCGTCGTGATCGCCAACCGCCGGTACACCGATCTTTTCGAGTGGGGGCAGCGCACGACGCCGTTCACGTTGTCGGCGGAGATCCAGCGGCGCCTGCTGCCGGGTTCGTTCACGTGTGAGGCGAGCGCGTTCAGTCTGTCGGGCTGGCTGGAACCGGCTGCCAGCATCGGTGGGGACACCTTCGACTACAGCTTGGCCCGTGACGTGCTGCACTTCAGCGTCACCGACGCGATGGGGCACGGCGTGACCAGCGCGCTGACCGCCACCCTCGGGGTCGGCAGTCTGCGCAACAGCCGCCGCCGGTCGGCCGGTCTTGTCGAGCAGGCCGACGCCGCCAACGCCGCGGTGTCCCAGAACGCTCCCGTGCCAGGCGCCTACATGACAGCCGTGCTGGGCCGTGTCGATCTGCGTACCGGAGTGTGCGCGCTGCTCAACGCAGGCCATCTGCCACCGCTGCTCGTACGCGCCGGCGCAACCGAGTCGCTCGCACTTCCGGGAAACTTCCCTCTGGGTATGTTCGCCCGGGCCGAGTTTCAAGCCGGCGCCTTCACGCTGCGACGGGGAGACAGGTTGGTGGTGATGACCGACGGCGTGCGGGAGCGGAGCGCCGCCAGCCTGGACCTGACCGTGCTGTTGCAGACGATCGCTGGGTTGCACCCGCGGGAGGCGGTGCGTGCGTTGGCCGATGCGGTGCTCAAGGTCAGTGGAGGGACGCTGTCGGATGACGCCACCCTGCTGATCCTCGACTGGCACGGCGGTCACAGCGAGGAGCGGGTCAGCAGCAGCGGCGCCGACCAGGCGCGGGCCAGCGCCGCCTGGTCCGACTGA
- a CDS encoding STAS domain-containing protein produces MDLLVSTRRAPRHVVVEVRGELDMDTTPQLRAELQRLVDAGDREVVVDLGGVPFMDSSALGDIVLTFTALRDVGGRLSLAAVQRQVATVLKITSLDSVIDIYDTAEAAEADVPPAESARG; encoded by the coding sequence GTGGACTTGCTGGTGTCGACGCGACGGGCGCCGCGCCACGTCGTGGTCGAGGTGCGGGGCGAACTCGACATGGATACGACCCCGCAGTTGCGCGCGGAACTGCAGCGCCTGGTCGACGCGGGTGACCGCGAGGTCGTCGTGGACCTGGGTGGCGTCCCGTTCATGGACTCCAGCGCGCTGGGCGACATCGTTCTGACTTTCACAGCGTTGCGGGATGTCGGCGGCCGGTTGTCCCTCGCCGCCGTCCAACGCCAAGTCGCGACCGTCCTCAAGATCACGTCGCTCGATTCGGTGATCGATATCTACGACACCGCCGAGGCCGCGGAAGCTGATGTGCCCCCTGCGGAGAGCGCGAGAGGGTAG